In Castanea sativa cultivar Marrone di Chiusa Pesio chromosome 6, ASM4071231v1, a single window of DNA contains:
- the LOC142638902 gene encoding F-box protein At5g49610 yields the protein MTNWSTRFFLRRKRLKRKFKMFQTGSKPIRKRSDAWYEVESAEDILADILSRVPIKSLLAFKSVSKQWRRLIQSSTFIKLQLRWSLEKPNYLIYPYMDGLVNLYHMKGNGEIIEKITLFGCEDIYSLSLLCSCNGLLCFINYPFVPDSNRELVYLIDFDIRICNPATREVYLLPKGSPSEKKISIGVAFGPKPWEYKVYRFFHPKYDSDDIKCEVYSSITGSWRGIGDVQYCPIGILYCPLGSNHVYVNGKIYWFLPEEGDIITPGSILSVDIEENFKVISLPDEVTAHAFLVDLEGFLSLVAVYDDDQVVDVWILHDSNESNWEKKCSDYVPFSCVDSINFVAARKTEIFFITSDQYLIYNLDDGTWTELDFADDFESNLPVVLPYTESLLPCNGILGSEGEHNN from the exons ATGACAAATTGGAGTACCAGGTTTTTCTTGAGAAGAAAGAGGttaaaaaggaaatttaaaatgtttcaaacTGGCAGTAAGCCTATCCGAAAGAGGAGTGATGCTTGGTATGAAGTAGAATCTGCAGAAGACATCCTTGCTGATATTCTCTCAAGGGTTCCCATTAAGTCCCTTCTAGCTTTCAAGTCTGTTTCTAAACAATGGCGTAGATTGATACAGAGTTCAACCTTCATCAAATTGCAGTTACGCTGGTCCCTGGAAAAAcccaattatttaatttatccCTATATGGATGGGTTAGTGAATTTGTATCATATGAAGGGCAATGGGGAAATCATTGAAAAGATTACTCTTTTTGGTTGTGAAGATATTTATTCTCTCAGTCTGCTTTGTTCTTGTAATGGTCTACTGTGTTTCATCAACTACCCATTTGTTCCAGACTCAAACAGAGAATTAGTATATTTGATAGACTTTGATATTCGTATCTGCAATCCTGCTACTCGCGAAGTCTATTTACTTCCCAAGGGTAGTCCTTCTGAGAAGAAAATATCTATTGGAGTTGCTTTTGGCCCCAAACCTTGGGAGTACAAAGTGTATCGGTTTTTCCATCCCAAGTATGATTCTGATGATATCAAGTGTGAGGTATATTCATCCATTACTGGATCCTGGAGAGGCATAGGTGATGTCCAGTACTGTCCCATTGGTATCCTGTACTGTCCCTTGGGTTCAAATCATGTATATGTTAATGGAAAAATATACTGGTTTCTTCCTGAAGAAGGAGATATTATAACCCCTGGCTCCATTCTTTCAGTTGATATAgaggaaaattttaaagttatcAGTCTTCCGGATGAAGTCACTGCACATGCATTCTTGGTTGATTTGGAAGGTTTCTTATCACTAGTTGCTGTATATGATGATGATCAAGTTGTGGATGTATGGATTCTACATGACTCAAATGAGTCTAATTGGGAAAAGAAATGTAGTGATTATGTTCCTTTCTCATGTGTAGACTCTATTAATTTTGTAGCTGCACGGAAgactgaaatttttttcatcacttCAGACCAGTATCTGATCTATAATTTGGATGATGGCACCTGGACAGAACTTGATTTTGCAGATGATTTTGAAAGTAATCTTCCTGTCGTGCTTCCTTATACAGAAAGCCTCCTCCCAT GTAATGGAATCCTGGGTTCTGAAGGAGAGCATAAcaattaa